A stretch of Aedes aegypti strain LVP_AGWG chromosome 2, AaegL5.0 Primary Assembly, whole genome shotgun sequence DNA encodes these proteins:
- the LOC5573650 gene encoding radial spoke head 1 homolog, translated as MAQRRIDEQIFDEYEPTEEEKHFEFNIQKYNGPRNSRFEPHGEGRAKFFAGGRYEGQFRKGLLHGKGRLVLQDSHRYDGHWRKGMKHGMGRMYYPDCSRYEGEFRKDQRQGIGIYYYPNGARYDGNWFKNKRHGVGNYVFSRGDVTLKGTWIEGIARGPAEIVFEEYRFHGYWDVDKPRGPGSFTFDAKVMISGKYFVDEKEGCDARELVWQPFLIEKYDYSKLPLEPLPFPVDESDVSDISSSEDEDCDSEGSSNVSVDGEILIMS; from the exons ATGGCGCAAAGAAGGATTGATGAGCAAATTTTCGATGAATATGAACCAACCGAGGAGGAGAAACATTTTGAATTTAATATTCAA AAATACAATGGCCCAAGGAATTCTCGGTTTGAACCGCATGGTGAAGGCAGAGCAAAATTCTTTGCTGGCGGTCGATACGAGGGACAGTTTAGAAAAGGCTTACTTCATGGGAAAGGTCGTTTGGTATTGCAAGACAGCCACAGGTACGATGGGCATTGGCGCAAAGGCATGAAGCATGGCATGGGTCGAATGTATTACCCAGACTGTTCGCGATACGAAGGAGAGTTCAGAAAAGACCAACGGCAAGGTATTGGTATTTATTACTATCCGAATGGCGCACGTTATGATGGGAATTGGTTCAAGAACAAGCGCCACGGTGTAGGAAATTACGTTTTTAGCCGCGGAGATGTTACCTTGAAGGGAACATGGATCGAAGGAATCGCTCGCGGTCCCGCAGAGATCGTCTTTGAAGAGTATCGGTTCCATGGATATTGGGATGTAGACAAACCCAGAGGTCCAGGTAGTTTCACTTTTGACGCCAAAGTTATGATCAGTGGAAAGTACTTCGTCGATGAGAAAGAGGGATGTGATGCAAGGGAATTGGTGTGGCAACCGTTTTTGATTGAGAAATACGACTATTCAAAGCTACCACTGGAACCCCTTCCTTTTCCAGTAGACGAGTCGGACGTGTCAGACATAAGCTCTTCTGAAGATGAAGATTGTGATTCAGAAGGGTCGTCTAACGTAAGTGTCGATGGAGAAATATTAATAATGTCGTGA